Proteins from one Malaya genurostris strain Urasoe2022 chromosome 2, Malgen_1.1, whole genome shotgun sequence genomic window:
- the LOC131430206 gene encoding small ribosomal subunit protein uS14, translating into MGFADLWYSHPRKYGQGSRFCRACSNNHGMIRKYGLNICRQCFREYAKDIGFRKLD; encoded by the exons ATGGGTTTCGCTGATCTCTGGTATTCGCATCCACGTAAATACGGACAAGGCTCTCGATTCTG CCGAGCCTGCTCCAACAACCACGGAATGATTCGGAAATACGGGCTGAATATCTGCCGACAGTGTTTCAGAGAATACGCTAAGGATATTGGTTTCCGTAAA CTGGACTAA
- the LOC131431454 gene encoding translation initiation factor eIF-2B subunit gamma, translating to MVAEFQAVVFAAGKGSRFPEILEGRPKCLLPIGSYPLIWYPLKILQRHGFTDVIVIALEHEKSEIQQRLEKTQLRIKIDFCTISGESDIGTADALRLISDRIRTDVVLVSCDTIVEFSLYPVLKQFRELDASFVSLLVPNCAYNVSVPGPKTKYKLEQDLFGICASSNRLIFMGSASDFEQDLKLPGYLLRQNGKVDIRSGLQDAHIYVIKKWVLDFLEMSPNYSTLKGELLPFIVKKQMLTNSNTQVQSDKPVSEVNVKINAKDINQLTPYTAMDKKIFDSSIFNKEPPSMNEQIRCYVVVAPDNTFGIRVNTLAAFCSANRQIYKIFQSVTDLPETALIAPSSDIKSKQITSTAVSDQAVVMEKTSISSTTIGANCTINSKVKITNSILMDYVTIGENVTIENCIVCEKSNIKSGSTLRNCLVGSNYTVPNNTIKENQHLSNSDGFMEI from the coding sequence ATGGTAGCGGAATTTCAAGCTGTTGTTTTTGCTGCCGGCAAAGGAAGTCGTTTCCCGGAAATATTAGAAGGAAGACCAAAATGTTTACTTCCAATTGGATCGTACCCGTTGATCTGGTATCCTTTGAAAATTCTCCAAAGACATGGATTCACAGATGTTATTGTCATCGCACTGGAGCACgagaagtcggaaatccaacagAGGCTGGAGAAAACCCAACTGCGTATTAAGATCGATTTTTGCACTATCTCCGGAGAATCCGATATTGGCACGGCGGATGCCTTACGTCTGATTTCAGACAGGATTAGGACTGATGTTGTTTTGGTATCATGTGATACTATAGTGGAGTTTAGTCTGTATCCAGTACTAAAACAATTTCGAGAACTTGATGCCTCTTTCGTGAGTTTGTTGGTTCCAAACTGTGCTTATAATGTTTCGGTACCGGGCCCGAAAACAAAGTATAAACTGGAACAAGACCTTTTTGGAATATGCGCAAGTTCAAaccgattgatatttatgggttCGGCGAGTGATTTTGAACAAGATCTTAAACTTCCTGGATATCTGCTGCGACAAAATGGCAAGGTTGACATTCGAAGTGGATTGCAGGACGCTCATATTTATGTGATCAAGAAATGGGTTTTAGACTTCCTCGAAATGAGTCCCAATTACTCAACTTTGAAGGGTGAATTATTGCCCTTTATAGTGAAGAAACAAATGTTGACAAATTCAAACACTCAGGTTCAATCCGACAAACCTGTCTCAGAAGTTAATGTAAAAATTAACGCAAAAGATATTAATCAGCTGACGCCCTACACTGCTATGGATAAGAAGATTTTTGATTCTTCCATCTTCAACAAAGAACCACCGTCAATGAATGAACAGATACGTTGTTACGTGGTAGTCGCACCCGACAATACGTTTGGAATTCGAGTGAATACGCTTGCAGCCTTCTGTTCCGCTAATCGGcaaatttataaaatatttcaaaGTGTCACGGACCTTCCGGAGACTGCCCTAATTGCACCAAGTAGCGATATTAAATCAAAACAAATCACCTCAACGGCAGTCAGCGATCAGGCGGTTGTAATGGAGAAAACATCAATTTCATCGACGACGATTGGAGCCAATTGTACCATTAATTCGAAAGTGAAAATAACCAACAGTATTCTGATGGATTACGTGACCATTGGTGAAAACGTAACAATAGAGAACTGTATAGTGTGTGAAAAATCGAATATCAAAAGTGGTTCAACGTTGCGAAACTGCCTAGTTGGATCAAATTATACTGTACCAAATAATACAATAAAAGAAAACCAACACTTGTCCAATTCGGATGGTTTTATGGAGATTTAG